One window from the genome of Halostella litorea encodes:
- a CDS encoding DUF7123 family protein, whose protein sequence is MSTTATSTAPDLTDKQERILDYLRENADTKTYFKSRLIGEDLNMTAKEVGTNMTAIQNGDADVDVEKWGYSSSTTWKVTA, encoded by the coding sequence ATGAGCACCACAGCAACGTCGACCGCCCCCGACCTCACCGACAAGCAGGAGCGCATCCTCGACTACCTCCGCGAGAACGCCGACACGAAGACCTACTTCAAGTCGCGGCTCATCGGCGAGGACCTGAACATGACCGCGAAGGAAGTGGGCACCAACATGACGGCGATCCAGAACGGCGACGCGGACGTCGACGTGGAGAAGTGGGGCTACTCCTCCAGCACGACGTGGAAAGTGACCGCGTAG
- a CDS encoding winged helix-turn-helix transcriptional regulator has translation MDGPRDVDESKRATLRRFAAVGAASPLTRLRDGDDEPEQDSDARDAISGYVTTTPGAHFSKLRDDLQLGTGETQHHLRQLESAGAVVSRKDGDYRRFFPAGRFSGFEQVALGYLRRETPRGMLVELLRDPDATGSDLADALDVSRPTISKYAGELEEVGLLSREDGYAVEEPETVLTLLVRYADSFGPDAAALAADADGLIRFDP, from the coding sequence ATGGACGGTCCCCGCGACGTCGACGAGAGCAAACGTGCGACGCTCCGGCGCTTCGCTGCCGTCGGAGCGGCGAGCCCGCTCACCCGGCTGCGGGACGGGGACGACGAGCCCGAGCAGGACAGCGACGCGCGCGACGCCATCTCGGGCTACGTGACGACGACGCCGGGCGCACACTTCTCGAAGCTCCGCGACGACCTGCAGCTCGGCACCGGCGAGACACAGCACCACCTCCGCCAGCTGGAGTCGGCCGGCGCGGTCGTGAGCCGGAAGGACGGCGACTACCGCCGCTTCTTCCCGGCCGGGCGGTTCTCCGGGTTCGAACAGGTCGCGCTGGGCTACCTGCGTCGGGAGACGCCCCGCGGGATGCTCGTCGAACTCCTCCGGGACCCCGACGCGACCGGCTCGGACCTGGCGGACGCACTCGACGTGTCGCGGCCGACGATCAGCAAGTACGCGGGCGAGCTAGAGGAGGTCGGACTGCTCTCCCGGGAGGACGGTTACGCGGTCGAGGAGCCCGAAACCGTGCTGACGCTGCTGGTTCGGTACGCCGACTCGTTCGGCCCGGACGCCGCCGCGCTCGCGGCGGACGCCGACGGGCTGATCCGGTTCGACCCCTGA